The Acidimicrobiales bacterium genomic sequence CCACGTGCACGCCGACCTGGTCGGCCAGCTGGACGCCGTCCTGGAGCGGCTGACCGCCGCCGAGCGCCGGGCGGTGGCAGCCGAGGCGGCCCTGGCGGCACTGGCCGGGCGGGTCGAGGCGATGGAGGCGGCCGTCCCGCCCGCTCCGTGAGCCGGCGGGTCCACCAGGTGGTGGTCTCGGCGTCGGCGGGGGACGCCGTCACCAACGAGGCCCTGGCCATGCGGTCGGCACTGCGCACGCTGGGCGCCGTGGGCGAGTGCGAGATCTTCGCCCGCTACCACGAGCCCGCCCTCGCCGGCGAGGTGGTCCCGCTCGACGAGTACGCCCGCCGGTCGCCTCCAACGGCGGCCGCCGGGGAGGACGTGCTCGTCGTGCACGCCTCCATCGGCGAGCCGGCCGTCGCCGAGTTCCTGGCCGGCCGCCCCGAGCGGATCGTGGTCGTGTACCACAACATCTCGCCGTCGGAGTCCTTCCGGCCGTACGACCCCGCCTTCGCCGACCTGCTGGACGGCGGCCGGCGGGAGCTGGCCGAGCTGCGGCCCCGGGTCGCCATGGCCCTGGCCGACTCGGCGTTCAACGCCGCCGACCTGGAGTCCATGGGCTACCACGACGTGCGGGTGAGCCCGCTGGTGGTCGACGCCGCCGCGCTCACCCGGATCGAGCCCGACCCGGGCACCGCCCACCACCTGGCCGAGGTCGTCGAGGGGCCGGTCCTGCTGCACGTCGGCCAGCTCCTGCCCCACAAGCGCCCCGACCTGCTGGTGCAGGCCTACCACGTGCTCACCACCTACCTGGAGCCCGAGGTGCGGCTCGTGCTGGTGGGGCCGGGGCGGCTGCCCCGCTACCGCGCCGCCGTCCAGCACTACGTCCACGAGCTGAGCCTGCCGGGGGCGTGGTTGGCCGGGCCGGTGAGCGACGCCGCGCTGGCCGCGTTCTACCGCCGGGCCGACGTCTTCGTGACGGCCAGCGGGCACGAGGGTTTCTGTGTCCCCGTGCTGGAGGCCATGGCGTTCGGCGTGCCGGTCGTGGCCCGGGCGTGCGGGGCCATCCCCGAGACGGCGGGCGACGCCGCCCTCCTCCTGCCGCCCGGCGACGACCCCGTGCTGCTGGCCGAGGCCCTGGCCACGCTCCTCGACGACGCCGACCTGCGGGCGTCCCTGGCCGCGCGGGGCCGCGAGCGGCTCGACGACTTCGACCCCGCCCGGTCCGCCGCCGTGTTCCTCGGCCATGTGGCCGAGCTGGTCTGAGGCGACGGTGCGGCTCCTGTACGTGGTCCAGCGCTACGGCGCCGAGGTCGCCGGCGGAGCCGAGCGGCTGTGCCGGCTGTTCGCCGGCCGCATGGCGGCCCGCGGCCACCAGGTGGAGGTGGTCACGACGTGCGCACGGAGCTACCTGGACTGGGCCAACGCCTACCCGCCCGGCACCGATGAGGACGACGGCGTCACCGTCCACCGCCTGGCCACCGGGCGGGAGCGGGACCTCGACCGGTTCGGCCCCCTGAACGGGCGGGTGACGTGGGGCCGCAAGCCGGTGGCGCTGCACCTCCAGGAGGAGTGGATGCGCGCCCAGGGCCCCGACGTCCCCGAGCTCGGACCGTGGCTGGACGCCGAGGCCGGGCGCTTCGACGCCGTGGCGTTCGTCACCTACCTCTACGCCACCACCCGCTCCGGCCTGGCCCGGGCGGCCGGGCGGGTGCCCACCGTCCTGCATCCGACGGCCCACGAGGAGCCGCCCCTCACCCTGCCCCTGTTCGACGCCGTGTTCCGCCTGGCCGACGCCTTCGCCTTCTGCACCGAGGAGGAGCGAGACCTGGTGGAGGGCCGCTTCCGGACGCGGACGCCGTCGGCCGTCGTGGGCATCGGCTTCGACCTCGACGCCACCGGCGACGGTTCCCGGTTCCGCCGCCGGTCCGGGATGGGGGACGAGCCGTACCTGGTCGCGGTGGGGCGGGTGGACCCGGCCAAGGGCTTCGACGAGCTGTTCGACTTCTTCGCCGCCTACAAGCGGCGCCACCCCGGCCCGCTCCGCCTGGTGGTGGTCGGCGAGCCGGTCACCCGCCCGCCCGACCACCCCGACGTGGTCGTGACCGGCTTCGTGGACGAGCAGGCGAAGCGCGACGTCGTCGACGGCGCGGCGGCGCTGGTCCAGCCCTCGTACTTCGAGAGCTTCTCGATGGTGCTGGCCGAGGCGTGGGCGCAGGGCCGCCCGGCGATCGTCCAGGGCCGCTGCGCCGTGCTCGACGGCCAGGCGCGACGCAGCCGCGGCGCCATCCCCTACCGGGGCTACGCCGAGTTCGAGGCCGCCGTCGAGCTGGTGACGTCGGATGCCTCCCTGGCCGAGGCGCTCGGGCGAGCGGGCCGCCGGTACGTGGCGACCGAGCTCTCGTGGGACGTCGTGCTGGGGCGATACGAGGAGCTGCTGGACCGCGTCGTGGCCACGGCGGTCCGAGCGTGACCGCTGCCGGTGTCAGGAGTAGGTCGAGCGGGAGTCGAGCCACTCCTGGGCGTCGTCGCCGATGCGGCGCGCGAGCCGGCGCTGGCCGAGGCGGTTCCCGAGCACGAACCCGGCGGCGACCGCGAGGAGGGCGGCGCCGGCCAGCACGAGGATCTGGTCCAGGGTCATCTACGAAGTCCTCCCGAGGCGTTCGTCGGCCGGGACGTCGCGCTCGTCGGCGGGAGGGACCGGGTCCTCGACGAGTCGGTGCAGCCAGCCGGTGACGGCCGGCCAGTGGCCGATCGCCAGTCCCACCAGTGCGCCTGCGGCCACCGCGACAGCCAGCCAACCGATCGTCGAAGGCACGAACCCTCCTTCACACCGTGCGACTCCTCGTTCCCCTATCGGCGCCGATCCGCACGCGATTGAGGCGTAACGAGCCCAGAAGGTGGACGGACGGTCACCGGGCGGGCGCCGTAGTGGGCGACGGCCGACATACTGGTCAGGCAGGCGCACCGAGGAGGGGACGTCATGTTCGGAAGGCGCACCATCGAGATGCCCACCGCGGAGACCGCCCTGGCCGGCCGGCGGGAGGCCATGCGCGTCCCCGACCACCACGTCGTCCTGGGCACGCCGATCCGGCCCCCGTTCCCCGAGGGCCTGGAGCAGGCGGTGTTCGGCATGGGGTGCTTCTGGGGCGCCGAGCGCAAGTTCTGGGAGCTCGACGGGGTCTTCACCACGGCGGTGGGCTATGCCGGCGGCTTCACGCCCAACCCCACCTACGAGGAGACCTGCAGCGGGCGCACCGGCCACACCGAGGCGGTGCTGGTGGTGTTCGACCCGGCCAGGGTGAGCTACGAGACGCTGCTCCGGGTGTTCTGGGAGGGCCACGACCCGACCCAGGGCATGCGCCAGGGCAACGACCTGGGGTCGCAGTACCGGTCGGCGATCTACACCACCACGCCCGACCAGGCGGCCGCCGCGGCGTCGTCGAAGGCGCTGTTCGAGGAGGCCCTGGCCGCCCGGGGCTACGGCGCCATCACCACCGAGATCGCGCCCGCCGGGCCCTTCTACCACGCCGAGGCCTACCACCAGCAGTACCTGGCCAAGAACCCCAACGGGTACTGCGGCCTGGGCGGCACCGGCGTCAGCTGCCCGGTCCCGAACCTGTAGCGGGAACGTCCCGGATCCGGGACGTTCCCGCTACAGGTTGGCCGACCTCGACCGCCGCTACAGCTCTTCCATGGCGGAGCAGCAGGTCTCCACGATCAGGCGGGTGACGGTGTAGGGATCGCAGTTGGCGTTCGGCCGGCGGTCCTCCAGGTAGCCCTTGCCGTCCTTGGCGACCTGCCACGGGATGCGGACCGAGGCGCCCCGGTTGGAGACGCCGTAGCTGTACTCGTGGTACGGCGCCGTCTCGTGCTCGCCGGTGAGGCGGTGCTCGATGCGGTCGCCGTAGTTGGCGACGTGGTGGTCGGCGTTCTTGCCCAGGGCCTCGGCGGCCGCCACCACGGCGTCGTACGACTCACGCATCTCCCGGGTGGAGAAGTTGGTGTGGGCGCCGGCGCCGTTCCAGTCGCCCCGGACGGGCTTGGGGTCGAGGGTGATGGAGATGCCGTGGTCCTCGCCCACCCGGTGCAGCAGC encodes the following:
- a CDS encoding glycosyltransferase; this translates as MSRRVHQVVVSASAGDAVTNEALAMRSALRTLGAVGECEIFARYHEPALAGEVVPLDEYARRSPPTAAAGEDVLVVHASIGEPAVAEFLAGRPERIVVVYHNISPSESFRPYDPAFADLLDGGRRELAELRPRVAMALADSAFNAADLESMGYHDVRVSPLVVDAAALTRIEPDPGTAHHLAEVVEGPVLLHVGQLLPHKRPDLLVQAYHVLTTYLEPEVRLVLVGPGRLPRYRAAVQHYVHELSLPGAWLAGPVSDAALAAFYRRADVFVTASGHEGFCVPVLEAMAFGVPVVARACGAIPETAGDAALLLPPGDDPVLLAEALATLLDDADLRASLAARGRERLDDFDPARSAAVFLGHVAELV
- the msrA gene encoding peptide-methionine (S)-S-oxide reductase MsrA, translated to MFGRRTIEMPTAETALAGRREAMRVPDHHVVLGTPIRPPFPEGLEQAVFGMGCFWGAERKFWELDGVFTTAVGYAGGFTPNPTYEETCSGRTGHTEAVLVVFDPARVSYETLLRVFWEGHDPTQGMRQGNDLGSQYRSAIYTTTPDQAAAAASSKALFEEALAARGYGAITTEIAPAGPFYHAEAYHQQYLAKNPNGYCGLGGTGVSCPVPNL
- a CDS encoding glycosyltransferase family 4 protein — protein: MRLLYVVQRYGAEVAGGAERLCRLFAGRMAARGHQVEVVTTCARSYLDWANAYPPGTDEDDGVTVHRLATGRERDLDRFGPLNGRVTWGRKPVALHLQEEWMRAQGPDVPELGPWLDAEAGRFDAVAFVTYLYATTRSGLARAAGRVPTVLHPTAHEEPPLTLPLFDAVFRLADAFAFCTEEERDLVEGRFRTRTPSAVVGIGFDLDATGDGSRFRRRSGMGDEPYLVAVGRVDPAKGFDELFDFFAAYKRRHPGPLRLVVVGEPVTRPPDHPDVVVTGFVDEQAKRDVVDGAAALVQPSYFESFSMVLAEAWAQGRPAIVQGRCAVLDGQARRSRGAIPYRGYAEFEAAVELVTSDASLAEALGRAGRRYVATELSWDVVLGRYEELLDRVVATAVRA